Proteins from a single region of Bremerella sp. JC817:
- a CDS encoding CvpA family protein gives MVAYDFLMLAVLAGAILWGLYKGMAWQVASFASLVASYFVSVQLREPVANALGLQSPWGNTAAMLGLYMTSSLIIWVVFSMINKTLHSFALKDWDRQVGAGLGFVKGVLLCVIVTMFAVALTKDESRQQIVQSKSGFYITKLIHNLDGVMPAEVNEVVGPFIDRYNQRINGENPDWFAETGNGVSGGNSTTPFDPANFNLQQGLKDFQNNVQQQVQNRVQNEVQNQAGQFQNFVNQTIENPQNMQQNWQQYSGQYQQQPQPAYYPPQMNIPSPQQQGGSYIPQFNQQQPATPYPMQNGQPYYPQQPRY, from the coding sequence ATGGTTGCTTACGATTTCCTCATGCTCGCGGTCCTGGCAGGTGCGATCCTGTGGGGTTTGTACAAAGGCATGGCATGGCAAGTCGCTTCATTTGCTTCGTTGGTCGCCAGCTATTTCGTCTCGGTTCAGCTTCGTGAACCAGTCGCCAATGCCTTGGGGCTTCAGTCGCCTTGGGGAAACACCGCGGCGATGCTGGGCCTGTACATGACCAGCTCGCTGATCATCTGGGTTGTCTTCTCGATGATCAACAAGACGCTCCATAGCTTCGCGCTGAAGGACTGGGATCGCCAGGTCGGCGCCGGTCTTGGTTTCGTCAAAGGTGTGCTTCTGTGTGTGATTGTGACCATGTTCGCTGTCGCATTGACCAAGGATGAAAGCCGCCAGCAAATCGTTCAGTCAAAGTCTGGTTTCTACATCACCAAGCTGATCCATAATCTGGACGGCGTGATGCCAGCGGAAGTGAATGAAGTCGTTGGGCCGTTCATCGATCGATACAACCAGCGAATCAATGGTGAGAACCCGGATTGGTTTGCCGAGACCGGAAATGGTGTCTCGGGAGGCAATTCGACGACGCCATTTGATCCTGCCAATTTCAATCTCCAGCAAGGCCTGAAGGACTTCCAAAATAACGTTCAGCAGCAGGTTCAGAATCGCGTTCAAAACGAAGTTCAGAATCAGGCAGGTCAGTTCCAGAATTTCGTGAATCAGACGATCGAGAATCCGCAAAACATGCAGCAGAACTGGCAGCAATATTCGGGTCAGTATCAGCAGCAGCCGCAGCCAGCTTATTATCCGCCACAGATGAACATTCCATCGCCACAGCAGCAGGGCGGAAGTTACATCCCGCAGTTCAATCAGCAGCAGCCGGCGACGCCGTATCCGATGCAGAACGGCCAGCCGTACTACCCACAGCAGCCGCGGTATTGA
- a CDS encoding ABC transporter permease subunit: MRPYLTVIYDSFHEAIVSRVLYILLLALTLVLIALAPLSYDVKRMVNFNRMSIRDVPAFVQDLREAANADEASPGKRLVAMGNDPLKQLVQSDPGKFTAAQVNDVIDSLNAVLPKNDFYDEATWKDVTLGQETKVLLDKGTEGLSGDDLAYVNRLLLRDAFPVHLGNVPAEELYLTYPLMWAPVPLPITRELLPITVKYVLTGFIDVFVGMFAIFVAILVTAPIMPRTFEPGAIDLLLSKPISRSLLVIAKYIGGCAFVFLSVTYFLVGLWLIMGIQFDVWSPALLYCIPVFLFQFAIYYSVSSLAGVLWRNSIVSIVITVLFFYACFGIGLVKTSIFEPFIINPTKLVRLVDTDEGLVGVTQIGQFVQWNPNLRSWEVVLQSDRRGPENIAMQSIMVGPIYHAPTKTMMYLQQGGGMGPRRMGLSGGKFMTAKWSGNWVAETGASPPTGGSWILQDSEDNVLVVGSAGVFLYQGKGEEKKTKILGFDIQLGGAKSFERIGPDGGVPYFPPFAAAIDPASNRLLIDNQGSLVILNRDGGKGYKVTKQISREEEVDVVVGLTSKVAIVADENGRIEFREADTLELQQTLRPAGDTPPSAIETSSDGKHVAVLFHNGTLWLYDIEAGEGTTIDNDASAITFHEDQMLVADNKNRVRAYDLASGEIVETCWPDSDWYRFTYDWIVQPIYYVFPKPGELNNLLKYLVTEESTTSFQGPQSTGDLREVRQADNIVMPVVHNFIFICVMLGLTCIYVSRLDL; the protein is encoded by the coding sequence ATGCGACCCTATTTGACCGTCATCTACGACTCGTTCCACGAAGCGATCGTCTCGCGCGTCCTCTACATTTTGCTGTTGGCGTTGACCCTGGTGCTGATCGCGTTGGCACCACTGAGTTACGACGTGAAGCGGATGGTGAACTTCAACCGGATGAGCATTCGCGACGTGCCGGCATTTGTGCAAGACCTGCGCGAAGCGGCCAACGCCGACGAAGCCAGTCCGGGTAAACGCCTGGTTGCGATGGGCAACGATCCGCTCAAGCAGTTAGTGCAAAGCGACCCGGGCAAGTTCACCGCGGCCCAGGTCAACGATGTGATCGATAGCTTGAATGCCGTCTTACCCAAGAATGATTTTTACGACGAAGCAACCTGGAAAGACGTCACGCTCGGTCAGGAAACGAAAGTTCTGCTCGACAAAGGAACCGAGGGACTTTCCGGAGATGACCTGGCGTATGTGAATCGCCTTCTTCTTCGCGATGCATTTCCGGTTCACCTCGGCAATGTACCGGCAGAAGAACTCTACTTAACCTATCCGCTGATGTGGGCACCGGTCCCGCTACCGATCACGCGCGAGCTTCTGCCGATCACGGTGAAGTATGTGCTGACAGGATTCATCGACGTGTTTGTCGGGATGTTTGCGATCTTTGTCGCAATCCTGGTGACGGCGCCGATCATGCCGCGTACGTTCGAGCCGGGGGCAATCGATCTTCTGCTGAGTAAACCAATCTCGCGATCGCTATTGGTGATCGCCAAGTACATTGGCGGGTGCGCGTTTGTCTTTCTTAGTGTGACGTACTTCCTGGTTGGCTTATGGCTGATTATGGGGATCCAGTTCGATGTCTGGAGCCCGGCCCTTCTGTACTGTATTCCCGTTTTTCTGTTCCAGTTCGCGATCTATTACTCGGTCTCGTCACTCGCAGGGGTGCTGTGGCGAAATTCGATTGTCTCGATCGTGATCACCGTCTTGTTCTTTTACGCCTGCTTTGGAATCGGCCTGGTGAAGACCTCGATCTTCGAGCCGTTCATCATCAATCCGACCAAGCTGGTCCGTCTGGTCGATACCGATGAAGGCCTGGTCGGGGTGACGCAGATTGGACAGTTCGTGCAGTGGAATCCGAATCTCCGTTCGTGGGAAGTGGTTCTGCAGTCGGATCGTCGCGGTCCGGAGAACATCGCCATGCAGTCGATCATGGTCGGACCGATTTACCATGCACCAACGAAAACGATGATGTACCTGCAGCAGGGCGGGGGAATGGGGCCACGCCGCATGGGATTGAGCGGTGGTAAGTTCATGACGGCGAAGTGGTCTGGAAACTGGGTTGCCGAGACAGGGGCTAGTCCGCCGACTGGTGGTTCGTGGATCTTGCAAGACTCGGAAGACAACGTCCTGGTGGTCGGCTCGGCCGGCGTCTTCCTGTATCAAGGCAAAGGGGAAGAAAAGAAGACCAAGATCCTCGGCTTCGATATCCAATTGGGTGGAGCCAAATCATTTGAACGGATTGGTCCGGACGGAGGCGTTCCGTACTTTCCACCTTTTGCCGCCGCGATCGATCCCGCCTCGAATCGCCTGCTGATCGATAACCAGGGGAGCCTGGTTATCCTGAATCGGGACGGCGGCAAGGGCTACAAAGTCACGAAGCAGATCAGCCGCGAGGAAGAGGTGGATGTCGTGGTCGGGCTGACAAGCAAAGTGGCGATTGTTGCCGACGAGAATGGACGCATCGAGTTCCGCGAAGCCGATACCTTGGAACTGCAGCAAACCTTACGGCCCGCCGGCGATACGCCACCTTCCGCGATTGAAACGAGTTCCGACGGAAAGCATGTGGCAGTGTTGTTCCACAACGGCACGCTTTGGCTGTACGACATCGAGGCAGGGGAGGGGACCACCATCGACAATGACGCCTCGGCGATTACCTTCCATGAAGATCAAATGCTCGTGGCAGACAATAAGAACCGGGTACGAGCCTATGACCTGGCCAGCGGCGAGATTGTTGAAACATGCTGGCCAGATTCCGACTGGTATCGATTCACGTACGACTGGATCGTGCAGCCGATCTACTATGTCTTTCCGAAGCCAGGCGAGCTGAACAATTTGCTGAAGTACCTGGTGACGGAGGAATCGACCACCTCATTCCAGGGCCCGCAATCGACGGGCGACCTTCGCGAAGTCCGCCAGGCCGACAATATCGTGATGCCGGTCGTGCACAATTTTATCTTCATCTGCGTGATGTTGGGCCTGACCTGCATCTATGTCAGTCGGCTCGATTTATAG
- a CDS encoding metal-dependent hydrolase → MADFNTHISTSTVVGVGVGVAGSVFLDLPMTSCMLGAGLCSMAGILPDLDSGSGRPLRETSSLLAAVVPMLMVDRFQHMKMDAESIALAGALVYIVIRFGVAEVFKRYTVHRGMWHSIPAAVSCALLAFLVVSGENIEVRIFKSACVFIGFMVHLILDEIWSVQWKGARLHFKSSFGTAIKFWYGKSLWSNISTYGKLIVLVVAAVGDPLMMQHYRFHPSHNHEAQQLATDPLQVPAQYVTQPGQPSPYDNQPIRIPGEQPPHIATQPYQNVER, encoded by the coding sequence ATGGCCGACTTCAATACCCATATTTCGACAAGCACCGTCGTTGGCGTAGGTGTTGGTGTTGCTGGATCTGTATTTCTCGATTTGCCCATGACCAGTTGCATGCTGGGTGCGGGCCTGTGCAGCATGGCCGGCATCTTGCCCGATCTCGACTCCGGTTCTGGCCGCCCTCTTCGTGAGACGAGCAGCTTGCTGGCCGCCGTCGTCCCGATGTTGATGGTCGATCGTTTCCAACACATGAAGATGGATGCCGAATCCATCGCGCTTGCGGGCGCTCTGGTTTACATCGTCATCCGTTTCGGCGTGGCTGAAGTCTTCAAACGCTACACGGTCCATCGCGGCATGTGGCACAGTATCCCTGCGGCGGTCTCGTGTGCGCTGCTAGCGTTCCTGGTGGTCTCGGGCGAGAACATCGAAGTCCGCATTTTCAAAAGTGCGTGCGTCTTCATAGGATTCATGGTGCACTTGATTCTGGATGAAATCTGGAGCGTGCAATGGAAGGGGGCTCGGCTTCACTTCAAAAGCTCCTTCGGAACCGCGATCAAATTCTGGTATGGAAAAAGTCTGTGGTCGAACATTTCGACTTACGGCAAATTGATCGTGCTGGTCGTCGCCGCTGTTGGCGATCCACTGATGATGCAGCACTACCGATTCCATCCCTCGCACAATCATGAAGCACAGCAATTGGCTACCGATCCGCTTCAGGTGCCAGCTCAATATGTGACGCAGCCAGGTCAGCCTTCACCTTACGACAATCAGCCGATTCGCATTCCTGGCGAACAGCCACCCCACATCGCTACGCAACCTTATCAGAACGTCGAACGTTAA
- a CDS encoding methyl-accepting chemotaxis protein, which translates to MKSSLNLRSQLTIAFLACGLLPLVVMSTISYFRAESGFATVNQHANEVFEQNATNSLIAQRELKKKQLKDYFGTIDSQIKTFSENQMVVDAMRDMGQAFQEFNTANQLTDEQVAEMRTDLSGYYAETFAPEYARRNDNRTPDAMNYLKQLDDTTVALQHAYILENENPLGEKHRLEAAADNSKYTQLHKKLHPVVRNYLEEFGYYDIFLVDPDSGKIIYSVFKELDFGTSLKNGPYANSNFADAFRQAAQVTEKDSTVLVDFARYTPSYEAPASFIASPIYDGDKRIGIAMFQMPVDRILNILAVRDGMGETGETILVGPDYLMRSNSHLDPEGHSLLASWKYPEKGKVDIDVTRAVFEKGETGTLRAADYRENDSLNAYCPIELNGLTYCLVAKMDASEAFAASDKMAGTVENVKGSLLTWSMGIGLASAAALAIFAFVLSRKIASPIQDAAQFAQRIAAGDLRTRCETEATAEVGYLIQAMNTMRDNLSGLLGEVISTSDILQGSSTELTGTAEHLSQGAYETTERAATVAAAADQMSTNMNGMAAATEQMSTNIGSVATAMEEMSTTINEIARNAERAAASVSSVSNLSETSNERIASLGTAAAEIGAVIQTIQEIAEQTNLLALNATIEAARAGEAGKGFSVVATEVKELARQTATATEDIRKRVDAIQTSSYDAVESIARITTEIKDVNEIAHTIASSVEEQGITAKEIAGNVAQAATAARTVSTGIHESATASHEISKNISQVNNSANESKTHAEKTKAAGNSLHVRADGLQSTLSRFQLSGGPGQEPTLSA; encoded by the coding sequence ATGAAGTCTTCCCTGAATCTGCGATCGCAACTGACGATCGCCTTTCTTGCTTGCGGCCTGCTGCCGCTGGTCGTGATGTCGACAATCAGTTACTTCCGGGCAGAGAGTGGCTTCGCCACGGTGAACCAGCACGCCAACGAAGTCTTCGAGCAGAATGCCACCAACTCGCTAATCGCCCAGCGCGAGCTGAAGAAGAAGCAGTTGAAGGACTATTTCGGAACGATCGATAGCCAGATTAAAACGTTCTCGGAAAATCAGATGGTGGTCGATGCCATGCGCGACATGGGGCAGGCCTTCCAGGAATTCAATACCGCCAACCAACTGACCGATGAGCAGGTCGCCGAAATGCGGACTGACCTGAGCGGCTATTACGCCGAAACGTTCGCGCCAGAGTATGCTCGCCGGAACGACAATCGTACGCCCGATGCGATGAACTACTTGAAGCAACTCGACGACACGACCGTCGCTTTGCAGCACGCGTACATTTTAGAAAATGAAAACCCTCTTGGGGAAAAGCATCGCCTCGAAGCGGCGGCCGACAACTCGAAATACACGCAGCTTCACAAAAAGCTGCATCCAGTCGTCCGCAACTATCTGGAGGAGTTCGGGTACTACGACATCTTTCTGGTCGACCCGGATTCAGGAAAGATCATCTACTCGGTCTTCAAGGAACTTGACTTCGGCACCTCGCTGAAAAATGGACCGTATGCCAACAGCAACTTCGCTGATGCATTTCGCCAGGCAGCTCAGGTCACCGAAAAGGATTCGACCGTGCTGGTCGATTTTGCTCGCTATACCCCATCCTACGAGGCCCCTGCAAGCTTTATTGCATCTCCTATTTATGATGGCGATAAGCGCATAGGCATCGCTATGTTTCAGATGCCAGTAGATCGCATTCTCAATATATTAGCAGTCCGTGATGGCATGGGAGAAACAGGCGAGACGATTCTGGTTGGCCCTGATTACCTGATGCGGTCGAACTCGCACCTCGACCCCGAAGGCCATAGCCTGCTCGCTTCGTGGAAGTATCCGGAGAAAGGCAAGGTTGATATCGACGTAACGCGAGCCGTTTTTGAAAAGGGAGAAACAGGAACGCTGCGTGCCGCCGACTACCGCGAAAACGACTCGCTGAACGCTTATTGCCCGATTGAATTAAACGGCTTGACCTATTGCCTGGTCGCCAAGATGGACGCTTCCGAAGCGTTCGCCGCCAGCGACAAGATGGCCGGGACCGTCGAAAACGTGAAAGGCTCGCTGCTGACCTGGTCGATGGGAATCGGCCTCGCATCGGCTGCCGCTCTGGCGATCTTTGCCTTTGTCCTTTCGCGAAAGATCGCTTCACCCATCCAGGATGCTGCCCAGTTCGCTCAACGAATTGCGGCGGGTGACCTGCGAACTCGCTGTGAAACCGAGGCGACCGCCGAGGTCGGATATTTAATCCAGGCCATGAACACAATGCGGGATAATTTATCCGGACTGCTGGGCGAAGTGATTTCGACCTCCGATATCCTGCAAGGATCGTCAACCGAACTGACCGGCACCGCAGAACATCTCTCGCAAGGTGCTTACGAGACAACCGAACGTGCCGCAACTGTTGCCGCTGCAGCGGATCAGATGTCGACCAACATGAACGGCATGGCCGCGGCCACCGAGCAGATGTCAACCAACATCGGAAGCGTCGCCACCGCCATGGAAGAGATGTCGACCACGATCAACGAAATCGCCCGCAACGCGGAACGCGCCGCTGCCTCCGTTTCGTCGGTCTCGAACCTCTCGGAGACCAGCAATGAACGAATTGCTTCACTGGGCACAGCCGCCGCCGAGATCGGAGCGGTCATCCAGACAATCCAAGAGATCGCCGAGCAGACTAACCTTCTTGCCCTGAACGCCACCATCGAAGCGGCGCGAGCTGGCGAGGCCGGCAAGGGTTTCTCGGTCGTGGCAACCGAAGTGAAGGAACTCGCACGCCAGACAGCAACCGCCACGGAAGACATCCGCAAGCGTGTCGATGCGATCCAAACGTCGTCTTACGATGCCGTCGAATCGATCGCGCGGATTACGACGGAAATCAAAGACGTGAACGAGATCGCTCACACAATTGCTTCATCAGTGGAAGAACAAGGTATCACCGCCAAGGAAATCGCCGGCAACGTCGCCCAGGCCGCCACGGCAGCCCGGACCGTTAGCACCGGCATCCACGAATCAGCCACGGCGAGCCACGAGATCTCGAAGAACATCTCGCAGGTCAACAACTCCGCCAACGAGTCAAAGACCCACGCCGAGAAAACCAAGGCGGCAGGCAACTCGCTTCATGTGCGAGCAGACGGACTGCAATCGACCCTGAGTCGATTCCAGCTTTCCGGAGGTCCAGGCCAAGAGCCAACCCTGAGCGCCTAA
- a CDS encoding ABC transporter ATP-binding protein: MAEAIIDVQDLHKSYREGLFTSKQVNALRGVSLTVPRGTIFGLLGPNGAGKTTLIKILLGLVKRSSGNGALLGRPLGDRLGRKMVGYLPEHHRFPRHLTGNAAMIYYGGLSGLSRSEVLAKRPALLERVGLSKWGNTPVHKYSKGMQQRLGIAQSLLHNPELVILDEPTDGVDPVGRADIRRLLKELQQEGTTIFLNSHQLQEIEMVCDQAAILLGGRVQKVGTIEEITTHPNARVEFVMRGSIDQMQYALSAVETEPWQTDGDHLARVVVSAEDQAMLNQCIDQLRQHQIDIVEIRRLRTSLEEAFLNIVTSETPQ, encoded by the coding sequence ATGGCGGAAGCAATTATCGACGTGCAAGACCTGCACAAGTCGTATCGTGAGGGGCTTTTCACGTCGAAGCAGGTCAATGCGCTACGTGGAGTCTCGTTGACGGTTCCGCGCGGAACGATCTTCGGTTTGCTTGGTCCCAATGGAGCCGGCAAGACGACCCTCATCAAGATTCTGTTGGGGCTCGTTAAGCGATCTTCCGGCAATGGAGCCTTGCTGGGACGACCGCTGGGCGATCGACTGGGTCGCAAGATGGTTGGGTATCTGCCAGAGCACCATCGCTTTCCGCGGCATCTGACCGGCAACGCCGCGATGATTTATTACGGCGGGCTAAGTGGATTGAGTCGCTCGGAAGTGTTGGCGAAACGGCCCGCGTTGCTGGAGCGGGTCGGACTTTCCAAGTGGGGCAACACACCGGTTCATAAATACTCGAAGGGGATGCAACAGCGTTTGGGGATCGCCCAGTCGCTTCTGCACAATCCCGAGCTGGTGATCCTCGACGAACCGACCGACGGCGTCGATCCCGTTGGCCGAGCCGATATTCGTCGCTTGCTGAAAGAACTGCAGCAGGAAGGAACGACCATCTTTTTGAATAGTCACCAGCTGCAAGAGATCGAAATGGTCTGCGACCAGGCTGCCATCTTGCTGGGGGGACGTGTCCAAAAGGTGGGCACGATTGAAGAGATCACCACGCACCCCAATGCTCGGGTCGAATTCGTCATGCGAGGTTCGATCGACCAGATGCAGTACGCCCTGTCAGCAGTCGAAACGGAACCTTGGCAAACCGACGGCGACCATCTGGCTCGCGTTGTCGTCTCGGCCGAAGACCAGGCCATGCTCAATCAATGCATCGATCAACTGCGGCAGCATCAGATCGACATCGTTGAAATCCGTCGGCTCCGAACGAGCCTGGAAGAAGCCTTCCTCAATATCGTGACCAGCGAAACGCCGCAGTAG
- the dtd gene encoding D-aminoacyl-tRNA deacylase has protein sequence MRGVVQRVSEAHVKVDGNIVGQIERGLMVLLGVAEGDTEADLKYLVEKTIHLRIFEDDEGKMNRSVVDIGGSILAISQFTLLGDARKGRRPSFITAARPEEANQMYQEYVRRIRDEGVLVETGIFQADMKVSLVNDGPVTLLLDSSKIL, from the coding sequence ATGCGCGGGGTCGTTCAACGAGTTTCCGAAGCCCATGTCAAAGTCGATGGCAACATCGTCGGTCAGATTGAACGTGGTTTGATGGTGCTGCTGGGAGTCGCCGAAGGTGACACCGAAGCCGACCTGAAGTATCTGGTCGAAAAGACGATTCATCTTCGTATCTTTGAAGATGACGAAGGCAAAATGAATCGGAGTGTGGTCGACATCGGCGGAAGCATTCTGGCCATCAGCCAGTTCACGCTGCTGGGGGATGCTCGCAAAGGACGTCGCCCAAGCTTTATCACCGCGGCCCGGCCGGAAGAGGCCAATCAAATGTACCAAGAGTACGTCCGGCGGATCCGCGATGAGGGCGTACTGGTTGAAACCGGAATCTTTCAGGCCGACATGAAAGTGAGCCTGGTGAATGATGGCCCGGTCACGCTGCTGTTGGATAGCAGCAAGATTCTTTAG